ctatcttttctattAGGAAGAACaatattttctttcaaaaaaactCAAAATgcactaatttaatatttttaaatacaatGTTATATTCATGTTTCATCTGCTAGATATAATTTTATGTCTTCATATTGTTGTATAGTGTCCTATCTATAAACAAATACATCCTAATAATTGCTTTGACATAAACGAGATGctgctaaaaaaataaaaattcatgtataattatctttatatttaacatatttaattaaattattaaaatttagatcatctaaaatgagaaagttaaTAAAGTGATAAAGTAAAAGATTAATCGTCATTAATTTTGTAACTTTAATAAATAGTATGTCCCACTATATTAGTTTAAGAGTAATTTAACTTTTCATTATATTTTACCATTTTATTCTAGATCcaaattatcatttaataatttttaattatcaatttgttTATCAATTGCATATAAGTTTTTTCTCCATTAAAATTAGTTGTTGTTGAAAAGTAGAGAGAAAATTGTACATAACATTGTATATTTGTATTACCTGCTTTACTATCAAAAGTTATTACATAGTAATGACATACATATCCTGGAGAAATTAAACCTCcatcaaaattgaacataacaataTATTGTACTGAAcatctctcttttgtatataaatacataaaaattgaAGCGAAAAATAAAACCAATATAAAATATTAGAcagtaaaattttaattaataagaaaaagaacttagaCTTCATATATGCTTCTCCAATGCATGACAAACACTCTAAGTGTCCTcatctttcttttcctcttcctcttccttagattcttcttcctcatgagctgcttcttcttcttcctctttcttctcctcGGACTCCGGCTTCTCGCCATCTTCAGCATCGGCTTGTTCAGAAGGTGGAGTGGCATTGACCTTTTTGTCCTTAGCAGCCTGGAGTACATGGTTGTAGTTACCCTTCTCCATGAAGAGCTGCTGGAAATGGTGCTTGCAATACAGGACACCATCAAGGGCAGCATAGTTGGAGTGTGTCAGAGGACAACCTGCATGAGCACACCTAAAGCATGTCTTGTGATAGCACTCTCCTTCCAGCGACATCTATCCAAGCCAGAGAAAATCGAAATTTagcataaattttataaaatgaattagtttatttaaaattgtaatatcaaaagattttaaaagttaaatcgAAATTCTAGCTGCTATGCATCTGTCAAACAAAATTCTATGAGTTAAACACAATAATTTTTCAGATAATAAATGCATAAAGTGTTCAAGTTTGTGATGGAAGTTACTAGTCCCTTTTGTATAATTTTCACAAACCTTCTCCAGTGGATACACTGTTTTTCCACAAACTGAGCATTTGTCAAGAGTTCCACTAAACATGGAGGAGAGTCTGCTTGGAGCCTTGTTCtgcaaattaattaaaatcattcAAATTGAAATTAACCACTCAAAATTGTAATGCACATTCTTGTTAGGTTCCTGGAGAGTAAACATACCCCATCATTTGATTTTTCAGAAGGCTTTGCTGTCGTGTTAATCGTCGCGAAAAATGCAACACAGTTTGTTAGCCAGAGagaaaaaatagaaggcagaggaCTACAGAATCAGAAGATGATGTTGTAGAATATGAATCTTTACCTGTTTGAAAGTTCTTACTAAAATTTCCAGATTCCTTGAAAAGCTGTTCAAAGTGTGTCTTGCAATACAGGACACCATCCATTGAGGAATAGGTGCTCATCTAAACCAACATAACTTAGTATTATTCATGCAACCAATTTAATGCATAATTAAAGAACATCATAGCTACTCATATtttatactttatataatttttaaataaaataaagaatttaattttgatatcttATTTAATCTCAGTATTATAGATATTTTCGCATTTTCACcgctaattattttttattttcttcttgtaTTTTTTAGAAAATGTCTCATCATTTGTTGTCTCATTATTCATCGAATAACATGAACAAAATTAGTAATAATGGAATCGTTGTGACTTTTACTCAATTACATGAAATTTTTTATCAACCCTCTATAAATCAATTTTACATGTGCATTCAATCATATAATATTATGtcattaaaattaacaattttttatattgatcacgtgaatgattatttaaaaaagagAATATGATTAAATTCCTATATAAATAGAATGTGACaagaaatgaatgaatgaatgaatgaaagaaacaaacataacATAGTTAAAAAGCAAGATTTAAAAGGGTGTTGGAGAATTAAACATACCGTAAGATAACCCTTGCAGTGAGTGCATCTGAAGCAGTTTTTATGGTAAGGTATACCTTCAAGAGTTAACAAATCAACCACATAAACAGTTTTGTCACAAGCCTTGCATTTGTCCAAAGTTCCTGTGAATGACattttgcaaattttttttttctttatttcttttctcaacaATAACTCAAAACAAGGCTAAGGAAATTTATTccttgtgttttattttcttctaataaattgtttttagtaatttatttatttttttcctttaaccCGGGATCTAAGGATTAAAGAGAAACTCaaaaagagagaatagtactCATAACCTCAAAAGACAAAAATGGGTGTTGAACAAAGTCTTTGATTTGTCTAATCAAAGTAATTTATCAATGATTAACAAGTGATTAGAGACCTCAGAAATTTTGAGGAAAATATGGATTATTGGTGCTTTcatttgtggttataaatttgtGTTTTTGAGGGAAAACAGGTTTGTCTCTGAGGACCCGTTCAACTGTTTGGGATCAATTAGATACCAGCAAATATAATAACTAACACCATCTGCTTTCTACAtttattatttcctttttttttgtgcataatttttttttttgaaaaaacataatatttatttgtttttaagggTTTATCAGAGGCTATAGCATCATGAGTCATGATTCTTATCTGGtgtaatttttattctttttataaatCTCATTTTTAGTCGGTgaagaaaaatattatattaacgaTTCCacctaaacaaagagaaaaaatgtACTATATTAAGAAAAATGTTATAATTTTTACGTATACATAGAAgagtgttataattttttttaattgaagatctgtaatttttttactttgtgatattatttttaatattg
The sequence above is drawn from the Arachis hypogaea cultivar Tifrunner chromosome 4, arahy.Tifrunner.gnm2.J5K5, whole genome shotgun sequence genome and encodes:
- the LOC112797426 gene encoding LIM domain-containing protein PLIM2c, producing MSFTGTLDKCKACDKTVYVVDLLTLEGIPYHKNCFRCTHCKGYLTMSTYSSMDGVLYCKTHFEQLFKESGNFSKNFQTAKPSEKSNDGNKAPSRLSSMFSGTLDKCSVCGKTVYPLEKMSLEGECYHKTCFRCAHAGCPLTHSNYAALDGVLYCKHHFQQLFMEKGNYNHVLQAAKDKKVNATPPSEQADAEDGEKPESEEKKEEEEEAAHEEEESKEEEEEKKDEDT